The following DNA comes from Rosa rugosa chromosome 5, drRosRugo1.1, whole genome shotgun sequence.
CTTTATGCGTAGAGCTTCGGAAGAAGTGGATTGGTTTTCAAGAATACGATACAGAATAGCTATGGCTTCAGATGGAGCTTTGGCCTCTAAAGCCAGAGCAATTGAATCCGTTGTTGCTGGGAGGTATGATGTTGACATTGTCAATGCTTCAAACAATCCAAGTTCTGCAGAAAGAGATCAGCCCAAACCATTATTATCATATAACAAACTCACCCTCCAAACTCCATACATTCAACATATTTTGGCCCTATGAAGATAAAGAGGCAGAAATTTTGATCCCCGAACAGTTTCATGCTTTTTAAAAGCTGTACATGAACTGTAATTCTCTTGTAATATAACATTGCAAAGGAAAGAAGTGCTTCTAACCCAACTAACAGCACTAACTTTTTAAACACGAACATCAAATCTCAATTCTCCGATAAAGACATTAATAGAGTAACTAAAAGAGAAATCCCCATACAAAGTAACAAATTCAACCCATCCCCAAATATGCAACTAATCATCTACTTCAAAACAACATTTAACCAGCTTCATCCCCAAATCTCCGCACCCAGAATTCACCTAGTTGATCCCGGGGTAGAAGAAACTAAGAAATTCTGTCATTTAATTGCAATCTATGCAGCTATCATATACCTAATTCAGTCCACTATTCACTACTCCAGTATATGTTCATTAGCTAACAGAGCAAACCGAAAGGAACAACTTCAGGGTTTAACTTTGCTCCAAGTAAACACACATCATCCATGGAGACAGATGCACAGCATAGAAAATCAAACGCGGCACATCAGAAACTAACATTCATACAAACTAAAATTGCCCAATTCACAACAAGCCCTAATTTTGAGCAACCGCTAGTTCTCAAAGAACGAACTTTCAACCCAAAATAACCCAAATTGAGAAAAAATCAAATCCGACGACAACAATCAGACACGCAAAACGGCATAGTTGGTCAGAAAATCAGAGAAGTCCggcaaacaaataaaaattaaaaaaaaatcagagaaaTACCTAGTGAAATTAGATTCAACAAGAAACTAACAGATAATTAGATCGccgaagaaagagagagagcggCAAACATACCTGATATCGACTCGAGCTGGAAGCAAGAGTGAAGACGATGACGTgcggagagagagaagggtcgGTTGTGATGCGCacagagaaaagagaagaagtcGATTTGTGAAGTCCCAACACTCTTTTAAGTAATAgctcgataaaaaaaaataaaaacaaaaagataaaaataaaaaaaaaatcaatgtttTGCTTTTATTTCCTATTGGTCTGCTGTAAATTCCTTGACGGACCATTTCCCGTACCCCATTAAAACCCTACCCACCAAAATAATTTTCCTTTTAAAGCtataaatagttttttttttttttttgaattaataaaGCTATAAATTCCGCGGGAATTTGACCGGCTGGTAGCCGTTGACTTCAGCAACCCTTCCTTTCCTCCCCTACCGAAATCCCCAAAATCACCTCCGACGAAGCTTCTCTTCCGTGAAGAAAAATAAGCAACGAACACGCAGGGGCAATCTCGGCATATAAAAATCCCAGAGTCTGGTCGAGCTACTGTACTAAAAATTATCAAATTCTCAATCATCCAATCCAATTCTCAACACTAAAATCCGGTTCTGGGGAAGCTCCCGAACCTTCTTCTCTTAGGGTTTTTGCGACCGCCGGAGAAAAATGCTCGTCTCGGCGCTGGTGACGTCACTGGCCATAAACTCCGGCCTGTGCGTTCTCTTCTTCACGCTCTACTCCATCCTGAGAAAACAGCCGAGCAACTCCGAGGTGTACATACCGCGAGTTTTGGCCGAAGGCGGGTACAAGAAGAGTAGCCATTTCAATCTAGAGAGGCTGATTCCTTCTCCCGATTGGCTCCGAAGGGCCTGGAAGCTCACCGAGGACGATTTGCTCGCGGCGTCGGGTTTGGACGCCGTGGTTTTTATGCGGCTCATCAATTTCAGCCTGAGAGTGTTTCTGTTCGCCGGAGTTATTGGCGTTTTCGTTCTGCTTCCGGTGAACTGCTCCGGCGATGCGCTCGAGTATGTTGACTTCGCCGATCTGTCTAATAACTCATTGGATGTGTTCAGTATTTCAAATGTTGGCAGCGGCTCAAGCTTGTAAGTGTCACTCTCGTTACGGTTACTTACTGTGTAGTGTGTTATTGATTTATTTACCCGATCGTTCTCTACGATCAGAATAGAATAGAGATTAAATCCTATATTCATTGAGAAACTAAATCCAATCCTTGTATCTCACAGTCATGCTAGTAGAACCAGGTGCAGTTATATGTCGATATGTTGAGATTTTTGTTAAACAATATTCGAGCATAACTTGCTAATATTATCATTTTTCACAGGTTGTGGGTTCACTTTTCGGCGGTGTACCTTGTCACCATCTTTATCTGCTGTCTACTCTATTATGTAAGTAAATCTGGTGCAGTTATGGCTTGATATATTAAGACTATCCTGCACAGAGTTTCGAGGTGCAGTGTTATATTCAGTGTGTTTAAGACCATGATGAAATTTATTACGTTTGTATTTTTTCCTCGGAAGCAAATGATGTTCTGTAGTTTTGGTGTACGGTTTATGATATGTGGAAGAGCCAAAAGATGAAATGGATACTGAAGAATACTTAATTCTGCAGGAATATAGATATATCTGTGAAAAGAGGACCAGTTATTTTCTTGCATCCAAGCCTCAACCACATCAGTTCACCATCCTAGTTCGCAGCATTCCTGTTCCTGTAGGGAGCAGCGTCAGTGATAGTGTTGAGAGATTCTTTAGCGAGTATCATCCTTCTACATATCTGTCACATAGTGTTGTTCGTCGAACAAACAAACTTAAGAATCTCATTGTAAGCTTTACTTTTTTCTGATGTCTATATTCTGTTTCggtgttttttagtttttctcaCCTTCTTTTCTCTAttggttgtattttttttgttctcttttcTGAAATATCCGTACGATTAGTTAACTGAGAAAGATCCATACAATCATAAATGCTTGTTCTAAGTTTCTCACTTGGTTCTTGCTTCAACATGTTTTCTACACTATACTGACAATTATCTGTTTTTATTTGTCTCAGAGTGATGCAAAAAAATTGTATAGCAGACTCGTTTACTTGAAGTCAGATCCCAATAAGCAAAAGTATAAACATTCCGGTACTTTTGGGTTGTTCGGACCCAAGGTTAATCTACAAGATCATTACGAAAAGACGCTTGAGGATATAGAGGAGAATGTGAGATTGGAGCAATCAGAGGTTTCGTTAGCAGGAGAAGTAAGTGCTGaactaactctctctctctctctctctctctctctctctctctctctctctctctctctctttcattaaGCTGTTTATTGGGTGTGCTATTGGGGTTTTCAGGGAATGTTATTGAGTGCATTTTTTTTCATATGGATTAGGAAGTTCGAGCTGCTTTTGTGTCCTTCAAGTCTCGGTATGGTGCCGCAATTGCTTTCCACTTGCAACAATCGACCAATCCTACACGATGGGTCACAGAGCAAGCTCCTGAACCACATGATGTTTACTGGCCCTTCTTTTCCTCATCATTCATTCGAAGATGGATATCTAAGCTGGTGGTTATAATTGCTTGCATTCTTCTTACAATCATATTCCTCATTCCTGTTGTACTTGTTCAAGGTCTCACTAACTTAAGCCAGTTGGAAATCTACTTTCCCTTCCTCACGAGCATTCTAACCATGTGAGTGAATATCCTGTACGTTTCCTTACTCTCCAGAAGATATTTTGAGAcattgtgtgtgtgtctatatatatatatatatatatatatatatatatatatatgactccTGCAGAGTTGCTTCTAGTATTCTTAATTGGCGAGTATGTATATTAAATTATGATGTGCACAGGAACATACATTAAGAACTTATAAGCAACCACTTTCTACTGACGACATTTACATTTTCTCATTTGTAGAGCTATTGCATGATGGATTGACTAGTGTACTCTGGTTAAGTCggagggttttggtttttcttttttctgataTGTGCCCTGATCTTAATGCAAAGTGGAATATTTGATTTCTGTCGATTGAATTATTGAATACTTCTGCTGCATAATTCCAGTTTCAACCAGATTTGTATGGAAGAGCCAGATTGAAGTCTTCAATTTGAGATTAGAATTAATCTTTTAATGGTGCAAAGTTCTAACTTTGTGGTGTTTTTGTGCAGAACATTTGTCAGTGAAGTCATTACAGGATACCTTCCCAGTCTCATTCTTCTGTTATTTCTGAAAATGGTGCCTCCTGTCATGGAGGGTTTTTCATCCATTCAAGGCTATATTTCTAATAGTGCAATACAAAAGAGTGCGTGTTCAAAAGTACTTTGGTTCACAGTATGGAACATTTTTTTTGCTACTGTATTTTCTGGATCCGTATTCTACAAGATTTCCATCTTTCTTGATCCTAAGAACATTCCTGCAAAGCTAGCTTCTGCTGTTCCTGCACAGGTGTGAAAATATTACCTCTAAAACTGAATTGTATAAAATTTCTCCTACTTCTTAATCCAATTTGGAGAATCACAATTTCAATATTCACAGAATCCTCAGCTGTATCTAGTTTCAAGCAGATCTCAGAACTTATTTTAGGAAGATAAATCTTTGTCTAAATTAAAATTCCATCTGTTTATGCATGCAAAAATTGATGAGTATACATTTTATACCTTGTTAAGATATCATAAGGTTCAATATTAACATAATTTACTTTGGGTGATACAGGCGTCCTTTTTCATTGCATACGTTGTCACATCAGGATGGACAAGTATTTCATCAGAACTCTTTCGCATAATTCCTTTACTTTGGAGTCTAATGAAAAGACCTTTTACTGACAGTAAAGATGATGAACTTGAAGTTCCAGCCATTCCTTACCATAGTCACATGCCAAGAATTCTCTTTTTTGTACTTCTTGGTATCACATACTTCTTTCTAGCTCCACTAATTCTGCCCTTCCTATTGGTGTACCTCTGTCTTGGATACATAATCTATCGTAATCAGGTCAGCAGGTTTCATTTAGTAATATTTTGATCTTTCAAAGTTATAATGTTGAGATACATATTAGTTGAGCTTGTAGGGAAAATGGTTAATCTTGCTTTTTGGATGTTACTGACTTGCTGCAAATTTTCCCACCATTTTGAATGGATACAATGACAAAAGCTCTTAGATTGGACAACCATACATTGCCTAGTCAATGAGTTGTAGatacttatatttatatatactttTGAAGTTGTCACCGGTTTTCATGAAATTCTAAGCAGTCCTGAGTCCTCAATTATTAGAAAGTTTCCCTCAATAAATTAAGATTTTGGATTTCATTTGTATCTACTGTACTGATGCTCAGCAAAAATTCTCTGCAGTTCATAAATGTATATGCGCCTCGGTATGAAACTGCGGGGAAGTTCTGGCCAATCGCTCACAATTCAGTTATATTTTCTCTGGTACTTATGCACGCTATTGCAGTTGGAGTCTTTACACTGAAGAATATCCCTGTAGCATCAACCCTAACTTTCCCTCTTCCTGTGTTCACACTTCTTTTTAATGAGTACTGCCGGAAACGCTTCCTGCCCAATTTTATTGCCTATCCTGCTGAGGTCTGTTCAAAAGCCACACCATTATTAACACTAAAATTTCCTCTATATATAAATCCCTGCGCCGATGTTAACCTGATTTCTCTTTTTTCTGTTACAGAGTTTGTTAAAAAAGGACAGGCAAGATGAGAATGATCCTACTATGCCTGAATTTTACAGTAAATTGGTTGGTGTCTATCAAGACCCGGCTTTGATGCCTATCAATTTTTCTGCGAACGGTGACAGACTCAACAGCCCTCTTCtatctgcttcttcttcaagtCATTCATGAGGTTGAGGTATGGTTGTAATCTCTTGATGACATATAGATGGTGGTTTTAGTGTAGGTCATACGTTGTCTACTGTCAGTTTGGTGTGATACCTTATTCTTTTTCCCTGTAAAATAAAACTGTTATCAAAAGATCATTCTCCATCCTGATCGATGCGTTGTTCTCCTTGTATCTGCATATCCATCTGTGAATGCGTGTCTACAGCCATATTTATAGGTGTTTTCTTCAGATCACCTATACGTCAATTCACGATGAAGAAATGGACAAACTGATGGTATCTGTTTGATAAAGATTGTGCCTCTAGTAGTCAAGCCTAACTGCCTATAATGTAGATTGATTGAATTTATTGCAATGAAGCAGATTCATTGCTGTTTCCTCTTTCTGGTTTTATTCTCATTACCCTAATCGAATGTGAAGCTGCTGAGAGAAGAACAATCAAAGTAACTATCAATCATTTGGCAAGCTTCTTAAAAGAATCTATTAAGATGTGAATTGTTGCAATATCGATGCATGGTCCATGTGTTCTGAAACCAGTCACAAGGTGAATCATTATTACCGCCTTTCTTTGGTCTAGAATCATCATCAGCATTGTCCTTTTAGTTTCCAGGATCGAAATACCATATTCCGAAACAAAAAGATAGTCAAAGATTGCAGGTCTCATGGTCGAGATTATCCTTTCCAGGATCTTCTATATCTTCCCCACCAACATCCATGAGTGGTATGAGCTAAAATCTAGGAAAAAAGAAAGTGACTTGTTAGCTTTTAGATAGATTCATATTATTCTCTCCTTTCCATAGCAGATTGTCAAAAGTTTATGAGGAAAGATTTCAAAATCAATGTACTGATACAGTCATGGATCTTTGATTTCAAATATGCAGTTCATTGTTCTTAAATCTTAATATATGATCTCAATTTTTACTGTTTACAGCTAATATGTGCCTACTGACTTGAAAAAAAACAATCTTGGAAACATAAAATACAGAATCAAACATTTATTTAATGAATATTAGTTTATTAATTAGCTGTTAACTGTAAAATTAGCTCCTCCCATTCCCATATGACACAACTGAACAAGTCTTCATGCCGCCCCACTGAATTTTGTATTCATGAATCACAATCTTCTTTGACCGCAATATATTACTAATTGTATGAGAATAATAATCGTTAATTCCAATCCTAGCAActtaaattttgaaaaatagtAAACAACCATATTTTAATACAATGTTAAAGTGCAATTGGTCGACGTGTCCTTGATTAATTTGGTCATATGTGCTCTTGTTTATGATATAATTTGTTTACGTGTATAGCTGAATTCGatcacaaaataaaagactGTCCAAGAATATAAGTCCACGTCAATTGTTTTAAAATCTTGAATTCCTTTACTCATTCAGTCGATTTTCTATCAAATGATCACTTTAACAAATAAAACTCTGTACGTCTCCATTCACCACCCTTAATCATTCCGGAAGATTTGTTTAATCAGGATCATATTTACAGACATCAAAACAAATGGTTGGAGATGAAAGTGATATTTTTAATTCCCATTTCATCTAGAAAAGTTTATAATATATCATCAATATCAGAGTGCCCATAAAATAGTCTCATGAAAACCATTAGGATGTGTGTTACCATTATTTTACTCTGTTTCTGAACAAATCTAAAAATATCCAAGTCTCAAACAACCAGATAAAAGAGAATCTTGTATGACTATAGGATTACGCAATAATGAGGACTTAAACATATATGGCAGGCACCGTTTTTTCTGTAGGATATTTCAAAGGTTTGTAGTTTCCTCTGCTAATCAGTACCCCATTTGAAT
Coding sequences within:
- the LOC133709918 gene encoding CSC1-like protein At1g69450; this translates as MLVSALVTSLAINSGLCVLFFTLYSILRKQPSNSEVYIPRVLAEGGYKKSSHFNLERLIPSPDWLRRAWKLTEDDLLAASGLDAVVFMRLINFSLRVFLFAGVIGVFVLLPVNCSGDALEYVDFADLSNNSLDVFSISNVGSGSSLLWVHFSAVYLVTIFICCLLYYEYRYICEKRTSYFLASKPQPHQFTILVRSIPVPVGSSVSDSVERFFSEYHPSTYLSHSVVRRTNKLKNLISDAKKLYSRLVYLKSDPNKQKYKHSGTFGLFGPKVNLQDHYEKTLEDIEENVRLEQSEVSLAGEEVRAAFVSFKSRYGAAIAFHLQQSTNPTRWVTEQAPEPHDVYWPFFSSSFIRRWISKLVVIIACILLTIIFLIPVVLVQGLTNLSQLEIYFPFLTSILTITFVSEVITGYLPSLILLLFLKMVPPVMEGFSSIQGYISNSAIQKSACSKVLWFTVWNIFFATVFSGSVFYKISIFLDPKNIPAKLASAVPAQASFFIAYVVTSGWTSISSELFRIIPLLWSLMKRPFTDSKDDELEVPAIPYHSHMPRILFFVLLGITYFFLAPLILPFLLVYLCLGYIIYRNQFINVYAPRYETAGKFWPIAHNSVIFSLVLMHAIAVGVFTLKNIPVASTLTFPLPVFTLLFNEYCRKRFLPNFIAYPAESLLKKDRQDENDPTMPEFYSKLVGVYQDPALMPINFSANGDRLNSPLLSASSSSHS